From the genome of Thermoanaerobacterales bacterium:
GTTAACTTCCGCAGTGCTCATCGGCCCCACCCCCTTTCGGACCCCCGGCAGGTGGAGCCAACGCACCGATATCCCCCAAGGCTAATATACTACCACATTAGATGCAGGGCCGGGATCTCTCCCGGCCCCCTTTGCTCTCTTAGCCTACAACTCGAACCCCATTGCCCTCGCTGCGTTGCGGTCGTCCGTGACCGCCACTGGGCGGAGAAGCTCCAGGGTTCTTTCTCCCCTGGCGATCTCCTCGCGCAGGGACACCTCCCGGATGTTCGAGACGGCGACTCGGAAGGTCTCCACCTCGCCCACCACGCGGGCATCCCAAATCGTGTAGGTCAGCTTATCCACTGTGCATCTCCTTCCTTGGTCATAAGGCAATGGTCAAGACCCAGTGTCCGTTGCTGTCTTTGACGATTCCTCGACTCTCGGTGGGATGCCGCCGCGCCCGGCGTTCAAGCGCCCGCGCGGCGGCGACCACGGAACGATGGAAATTGTGCTTTCGAGACGGAACCAGGCGTTCAGTTCCATCTGCGATCCAAATCGCATAGAACATCTTCATGCGGCGCACCTCCTTTGATTCGCCGCCTCAAGCACCAGGTTCAGGCACTTCTCCACGTCCGCCAGGACGCGGAAGATGGCCTTAAGGGCCTGCTGCGGATCCTCGCCGGCGTAGCTTCGCACGTAGTTCCACGAATGCTTGTGGTACACCTGGATGCCGTATAATTCGCAGAGTGTCGCCGCGAACACCTCCGCCACGATCTCCTGTTCCGGCACCTGACCGCCCTGGAGCGGGCGGAAGGTGGCGTGCACGGCGTGGCCCAGTTCGTGGAACCAGGTCTTCACGTCGTGCGTGTGCAGGACGATCTTCCGGCCGTTGCGCCAGGTGAAATAGCCGTAGGCGTTTCCATCCCCCGGCTCGTAGATGACTTCCTCGACCCCGAATTGCCGTGCTATGTTGTACAGCGGCGGCAGTTCGGGCGGCGCATAGTCCGGTTCCGGGAGCGGGTCACCTTCAGTGTCGTCCAGGCGGAAGACCGGGACTTCCCGGAAACCGATAACCACCCGGCGCTCTTCCTCGTACTCCTCGCCCGTTTCCTCGTCGGTGACTTTAACAGTCTTTGTCTTCGTCACGGGCGCGAAGATATAAAACGCCTTTTCGCCTTTGCGCACCCGTCTGCCAACATCCTGCCACTGCTTAAAGCCTCTGGCATCGTCCGTGCCGGCGGCAAGCGCCAGCAG
Proteins encoded in this window:
- a CDS encoding ArdC-like ssDNA-binding domain-containing protein, with translation MNTERATERAKAALSRLLEMFESGDLPAAVARTMIKPKPGTERPIDRWSLGNRLLALAAGTDDARGFKQWQDVGRRVRKGEKAFYIFAPVTKTKTVKVTDEETGEEYEEERRVVIGFREVPVFRLDDTEGDPLPEPDYAPPELPPLYNIARQFGVEEVIYEPGDGNAYGYFTWRNGRKIVLHTHDVKTWFHELGHAVHATFRPLQGGQVPEQEIVAEVFAATLCELYGIQVYHKHSWNYVRSYAGEDPQQALKAIFRVLADVEKCLNLVLEAANQRRCAA